Part of the Fibrobacter sp. genome, ACATATCCGGTGCAGGGCGTATGCCCCAGTGGCTGGCATTTGCCGACGAGGGGTGAATTCGAAACCTTGATTGACGCTGTCGGTGGTTCCGATATAGCTGGCAAGATGCTTAGGGCGACGAGTGGTTGGAAGGATCTGAATGGTGAAGACGGCAATGGCACGGATGACTACATGTTCTCGGCGTTGCCTGTTGGCTACTGGAGCAAAGAGTTTAAAACTTATTTCAACGAGGGAACCTCCACTTTCTTCTGGAGTTCTACGGAAATTAGTTCCGGCATAGTGTACATGATTAATATGTTTGACGGCCGTGTAATCATCTCTGACGCTTACAAGAAAGACGGGAATTCAGTCCGTTGCGTTAAGGACGGCTCTGAACCAAAGCAGGAACCGGACAGTTCCGTTAAGGGTCCCGCACTCACCGACTCTCGCGATAGCCAAATTTACAAGACCGTGAAAATCGGAGATCAGGTGTGGATGGCGGAGAATCTGAATTTCGAAACGGACGGCAGCAGCTGTTACAACGATTCTACTAAATACTGTACCGTGTATGGTCGCCTTTACACATGGGCAAGCGCAATGGATAGCGCGGGCTTGTGGTCTACGAACGGCGTGGATTGCGGTTATGGTCCAATATGCTCGCCAACCTATCCGGTGCGTGGTGTATGCCCTGAGGGATGGCATCTGCCGACGCAGGCCGAGCTTGAAACATTGCTAGAAACCGTCGGTGGTAAATCTACAGCGGCTAAAATGCTCAAGTCAATGGGTGGATGGGATGAAAAATTATTTAGTGGTACTGATGCATACGCATTCTCGGCGTTGCCTGCAGGCGGCTGGTTCGATGACAAAAATTACGATGACGAGTTCGAATCCGCGTATTTCTGGAGTTCGACAGAACTCACAAACAAGGCTGCGTACTGCATGAAAATGCACGGAGGCAGTGGGGCGGTAGTGGGCCTTGAAATCAAACAGGATAAATTATCGATCCGTTGCGTTATGGATTGATGGCTTCGGCTTCGTTGTCAGATGCGAGCAAATCCCAGTAATTCATGGTGTAAATTTACAATTTTGTGAAAATAATGCTTGAGAGACGGTTGTAAAATGCGATGGTACAAGCCAAACGGGACGTGTCGCGTGGCATGGCCTGTAAGGGCGTTTTTATTTGAATGTTTTTACATCGCAAAGGCAACTTTTAGGTTAAATTTAGGGTATGGGAAACAGAAAGGGTTGTTTTGAGTTTCGGGCGGCTTGCCGTCTTTTTGGTGCTGCGGCTTTTGCCGTGTTTGCTTCCGCTTTTTTTGTAGCGTGTGATAACGGCGGTGGTTCCGCCGGATATGACTTCGAAATCGTGGGGGATTCATCCGCGGACACGTCTCAGCCCAGTGTTGATGCGTCGTCCGATGCGCTGGCCTCGCTTCCGTCTTCCGAGGCGCTCGGTCCGCAATCGTCCGCGGTGGAGCCTCCGCAATCCTCTTCGGATGTTGCTGAGCCCGAATCGTCTAACGGCAATCCCGCTATGGAATCATCCAGTTCGCTTTCTTCATCGTCTCGAGCCCCGCAATCGTCGGCTGTGGAACCTCCGCGTTCATCCGCTTCCGAACAGCTGCTCGACTTTGAATTCTATACCGGAGCGGATATTTCCACCGTGCAGGAATACGAACGCAACAGGACCAAGTTCTATGACGTGGACGGTTCCGAAAAAGACATCTTTACGCTTCTCAAGGATCATGGTTTCAATGCTATCCGCCTGAAGACGTTCGTTGATCCCAAGGCCAAGTACGGCTATGCCGCGTCGGGTTGCGGACACGAGGCTGAAGCCTATGCCGACAAGGAACATATCGTCGCCTATGCACAGAAAATCAAGGCCGCCGGCATGGCGTTCCTGCTTGATATTCATTACAGCGACAACTGGGCGGATCCGGGCAAGCAGATTATTCCGGAACGCTGGCGCAAGGTCAGCAGTTCCGACGTTCTCGCGGATTCCGTGTATGCCTATACCCTCGACTTGATGAAAGCCCTCAAGCAGGTGGGCGCGATTCCCGAGATGGTGCAGGTCGGCAACGAGACGACTCCGGGAATTTTGATTCACGTGCCGAACAGCAAGACGGACTGCTGGGGCAACGGGGTGGATAAGGCTTCCACCGCCATCAATGGCGACATGGGTACTGCGAGCGGCAAGGCGAACGCGGCCAAGTATTTCAAGGCGGGCATCAAGGCGGTCAAGGAAGTCTCGCCTTCGACCAAGACGGTGCTGCACATCGAGCGCATCCGCCAGTCCAATACGGTCACCTGGTGGATGACGGAAATCTTCAAGAACCAGAAGGTTCCTGCCGACGTGATGGGATTCTCCGCCTATACGGCGTATGGCGACGGCGCTCCTGACAACTGGAAATCGCTTTTCCAGTCCGTCACTTCTAGTTACCCGGATCTGGAGTTCATCGTCGCGGAATACAACGGTGGCGATTCCGATAACCATTACAAGTTCGACGGCTCTCGCAAGCGCACGAACGAGATGGCGAAGGGAATGAACCGTTGGATAGGCACGTTCTTCTGGGAACCGACGCTCGGTGGTGCGTGGGGCCCGGCGCTCTTTGATTGGAAGGGAAGCAACCTTCAGGCGAACAGCAAGGCCTTCGAGGAATTTCCTGCGCAATAAAGTTTTTTTTGAACAAGTTAGGCGCCTGTTTCCTCCAGTGAACAGAAAAAAGTGAATAATCCCGTTTTTTGACGGGATTTTCTTGTATTTTTATGGCAAAACCAAGAGGAAAACATGGATAATTTCAACTTTTACAGCCCCACGGAATTTGTATTCGGTAAGGACCGCGAAAACGAGTGCGGTGAACTCGTGAAAAAATACGGTGGCACCAAGGTGCTCATCCATTACGGTGGCGGTTCCGCCGTGCGTTCCGGGCTGATTGACCGCGTGAAGGCTTCCCTCGATGCGGCTGGAATTGTCCATGTGGAACTTGGCGGTGTGAAGCCGAACCCGCGCGATACGCTTATTTACAAGGGTATCGAGATGGTGCGTGCGAACGGCGTTGACTTTATCCTGGCCGTCGGTGGCGGCTCCACGATTGATAGCTCCAAGGGTATCGCTGTCGGTAGCCTCTATGATGGCGATTTCTGGGATTTCTATGCACATAAACTCCCGGTCGCTAAGGCCCTCCCGATTGGCGTGGTGCAGACGATTGCCGCCGCGGGTTCCGAAGGCAGTGGCGCTTCCGTGGTGACCAAGGAAGATGGCATGCTCAAGCGCGATATCGGAAGCGACGTGATTCGCCCGAAATTCGCCGTGCAGAACCCGGCATTACTTTGTACGCTCCCGGCTTATCAGACGGCTTGCGGCATTACCGACATCATGGCGCATATCTTTGAACGATACTTCACGAACACCGAAGAAGTCG contains:
- a CDS encoding glycosyl hydrolase 53 family protein, whose product is MGNRKGCFEFRAACRLFGAAAFAVFASAFFVACDNGGGSAGYDFEIVGDSSADTSQPSVDASSDALASLPSSEALGPQSSAVEPPQSSSDVAEPESSNGNPAMESSSSLSSSSRAPQSSAVEPPRSSASEQLLDFEFYTGADISTVQEYERNRTKFYDVDGSEKDIFTLLKDHGFNAIRLKTFVDPKAKYGYAASGCGHEAEAYADKEHIVAYAQKIKAAGMAFLLDIHYSDNWADPGKQIIPERWRKVSSSDVLADSVYAYTLDLMKALKQVGAIPEMVQVGNETTPGILIHVPNSKTDCWGNGVDKASTAINGDMGTASGKANAAKYFKAGIKAVKEVSPSTKTVLHIERIRQSNTVTWWMTEIFKNQKVPADVMGFSAYTAYGDGAPDNWKSLFQSVTSSYPDLEFIVAEYNGGDSDNHYKFDGSRKRTNEMAKGMNRWIGTFFWEPTLGGAWGPALFDWKGSNLQANSKAFEEFPAQ
- a CDS encoding fibrobacter succinogenes major paralogous domain-containing protein, translated to MNATKLLAVGAALTIMVACGDDDSDFLTHSDVKDSSSSASPKSGSGSAQGTIDPSTVVMGEMTDSRDGKTYKTVKIGEQTWMAENLNYANLQPTESLDSSSFCYNNSAENCARYGRLYLWSAAMDSAGTWLFNGKRCGDGKSCAPTYPVQGVCPSGWHLPTRGEFETLIDAVGGSDIAGKMLRATSGWKDLNGEDGNGTDDYMFSALPVGYWSKEFKTYFNEGTSTFFWSSTEISSGIVYMINMFDGRVIISDAYKKDGNSVRCVKDGSEPKQEPDSSVKGPALTDSRDSQIYKTVKIGDQVWMAENLNFETDGSSCYNDSTKYCTVYGRLYTWASAMDSAGLWSTNGVDCGYGPICSPTYPVRGVCPEGWHLPTQAELETLLETVGGKSTAAKMLKSMGGWDEKLFSGTDAYAFSALPAGGWFDDKNYDDEFESAYFWSSTELTNKAAYCMKMHGGSGAVVGLEIKQDKLSIRCVMD
- a CDS encoding iron-containing alcohol dehydrogenase — encoded protein: MDNFNFYSPTEFVFGKDRENECGELVKKYGGTKVLIHYGGGSAVRSGLIDRVKASLDAAGIVHVELGGVKPNPRDTLIYKGIEMVRANGVDFILAVGGGSTIDSSKGIAVGSLYDGDFWDFYAHKLPVAKALPIGVVQTIAAAGSEGSGASVVTKEDGMLKRDIGSDVIRPKFAVQNPALLCTLPAYQTACGITDIMAHIFERYFTNTEEVETTDRLCEGLLLAMVKEGPRAIADPANYQVRANIMWAGTVAHNDIVGCGRSQDWNSHAIEHELSGLYDCAHGAGLAVIMPAWMEYVVDHNVMRFAQMATRVFGCEMNFENPKATALEGIKAFRRFLHSIGMPINFAELGAKEEDIPTLVKKLNPGDGWGFVPLKANDVTAIYTIAAHATLE